The Edaphobacter sp. 12200R-103 genome contains a region encoding:
- a CDS encoding ABC-F family ATP-binding cassette domain-containing protein: MPPILNAQALSKSFGATPLFRDIAFTVSDGDRIGLIGPNGAGKSTLLKILAGEEDADAGDLAVRKKARIGYVRQESTFAPGKTVRDVLESALAAGHVADAEREGKLRETSGRIGLPDVSVEAATLSGGWRKRLAIAEAVVSAPDVLLLDEPTNHLDLAGIAWLEELLNQGEFASVIITHDRYFLENVSTEIVELNRVYADGLLRVDGTYSKFIEARQAYLDSQSRLEESLRNRVRTEIEWLRRGPKARATKAKARIDTAHQLIGQLKDVSARNQSSLVTVGFESTDRQTKRLVELNDVTIELGGKKIVEHLDFLITNGMRVGLVGPNGSGKTTILRLLKDELAPAAGEARKAGSLRIVYFSQTRELPESVTLRRALAPDSDSVVYQGRVVHVASYAQKFLFTGEQLNQPVERLSGGERARVLIARLMLEPADLLLLDEPTNDLDIATLEVLEESLLEYTGALVLVTHDRYMLDRVSTTVLGLDGKGSAAVFADYPQWEQWFLEQTAPKAEKEIRQESGAVAVSATAPVKKKLSYLEAREFAEIEERVEAADARLETAKARVGDPEVAVDAAKLTEALAEMETAQAEVDTLYARWAELTEKAG, from the coding sequence ATGCCACCGATTCTGAATGCGCAGGCGCTCTCGAAGAGCTTTGGCGCGACCCCGTTGTTTCGCGATATTGCTTTCACGGTCTCTGACGGAGATCGCATTGGCCTGATTGGCCCGAATGGAGCAGGCAAAAGCACCCTGCTGAAGATTCTGGCCGGAGAAGAAGACGCAGACGCAGGCGATCTCGCGGTTCGCAAGAAGGCACGCATCGGCTATGTCCGGCAGGAGTCGACCTTCGCGCCGGGAAAGACAGTACGCGACGTTCTGGAGTCGGCGCTTGCAGCTGGCCACGTGGCCGATGCCGAACGCGAGGGCAAGCTGCGTGAGACGAGCGGACGCATCGGCCTCCCTGATGTGAGCGTCGAAGCAGCCACGCTGAGCGGAGGATGGCGCAAGCGGCTGGCGATTGCAGAGGCTGTCGTCTCGGCGCCGGACGTACTGCTGCTGGATGAGCCGACCAATCACTTAGATCTCGCAGGGATTGCGTGGCTTGAGGAGCTTCTGAACCAGGGGGAGTTTGCTTCGGTCATCATCACGCACGATCGCTACTTTCTGGAGAATGTGTCCACAGAGATCGTCGAGCTGAACCGTGTCTATGCGGATGGCCTGCTGCGAGTGGACGGGACGTATTCGAAATTCATCGAGGCCAGACAGGCATACCTTGATTCTCAGTCGCGTCTGGAAGAGTCGCTGCGCAACCGTGTTCGAACGGAGATTGAGTGGCTTCGCCGCGGTCCCAAGGCTCGCGCAACAAAAGCGAAGGCCCGGATCGACACTGCCCATCAGCTGATCGGGCAGTTGAAGGATGTTTCGGCTCGCAATCAAAGTTCTTTGGTAACGGTGGGCTTTGAGTCCACGGATCGTCAGACAAAGCGCCTGGTGGAGCTGAACGATGTCACCATCGAGCTTGGCGGCAAGAAGATCGTGGAGCATCTCGATTTCCTGATCACCAACGGCATGCGCGTGGGCCTGGTAGGGCCGAACGGAAGCGGAAAGACGACGATTCTGCGTTTGCTGAAGGATGAGCTTGCGCCTGCTGCAGGGGAGGCCAGGAAGGCAGGTTCGCTGCGAATCGTTTACTTCAGCCAGACGCGAGAGCTTCCCGAAAGCGTGACGCTGCGGCGTGCGCTTGCGCCGGATTCAGATTCCGTGGTCTACCAGGGCCGAGTAGTGCATGTGGCGAGCTACGCCCAGAAGTTTCTGTTTACGGGCGAGCAGTTGAATCAGCCTGTAGAACGGCTGAGCGGAGGAGAGCGGGCCCGTGTGTTGATCGCAAGGCTGATGCTCGAACCCGCAGATCTTCTGCTGCTCGACGAGCCGACCAACGATCTGGATATCGCCACGCTGGAGGTGCTGGAAGAGAGCCTGCTGGAGTACACCGGCGCTCTGGTGCTGGTAACGCACGACCGCTATATGCTCGATCGAGTCTCGACGACGGTGCTTGGGCTCGATGGAAAGGGAAGTGCTGCAGTCTTCGCGGATTATCCGCAGTGGGAACAGTGGTTCCTGGAGCAGACGGCGCCGAAGGCGGAAAAGGAGATCAGGCAGGAGAGCGGGGCGGTGGCTGTATCTGCGACAGCGCCGGTGAAGAAGAAGCTCTCCTACCTGGAGGCGCGCGAGTTTGCGGAGATCGAGGAGCGCGTCGAGGCTGCGGACGCTCGCCTGGAAACGGCTAAGGCTCGCGTTGGCGATCCAGAGGTGGCGGTGGATGCGGCGAAGCTGACAGAAGCGCTGGCAGAGATGGAAACGGCGCAAGCCGAGGTGGATACGCTATACGCTCGCTGGGCGGAACTGACCGAAAAGGCCGGATGA
- a CDS encoding DinB family protein, translated as MIAEQLLQDFDAEISNTRRTLERVPEGKNDWKCHDKSMEMGRLAMHCATLPFFGSYIILDDSMDMAQPKRPRIVLEFTTREAALKQLDEATKACREALASASDETLSAPWKFSFGDQLIANLPRSTTFRLMFFNHMIHHTAQLGVYLRLNDIPVPALYGPSADEQWSPR; from the coding sequence ATGATCGCTGAACAGTTACTTCAGGACTTCGACGCTGAGATCTCCAACACCCGCCGGACGCTCGAGCGCGTTCCAGAGGGCAAGAACGACTGGAAGTGTCATGACAAATCGATGGAGATGGGAAGGCTGGCGATGCATTGCGCCACGCTGCCGTTCTTCGGCTCATATATCATCCTCGATGACAGCATGGACATGGCCCAGCCGAAGAGGCCCCGCATCGTCCTCGAGTTTACGACCCGCGAGGCGGCCCTGAAGCAACTGGATGAAGCCACCAAGGCCTGCAGAGAGGCACTGGCGAGCGCCTCGGATGAGACCCTCTCTGCGCCCTGGAAGTTCAGTTTCGGAGATCAGCTCATCGCAAACCTTCCCCGCTCGACGACCTTCCGCCTGATGTTCTTCAACCACATGATTCATCACACGGCGCAGCTCGGCGTCTATCTTCGCCTTAACGATATTCCTGTTCCTGCGCTGTACGGTCCCTCGGCCGACGAGCAGTGGTCGCCCCGGTAA
- a CDS encoding GGDEF domain-containing protein has product MDRLTLFSMQGGLLAFMGIVVYLAWRTQRRPYSDNGPAWFSVAYVAGGIGLLLQAYRGIIPSFFAVILGNFLFLMIYVFMERAIAITTRRRSYMYWLLGLDIAMTLSYLYFTYVKPDVIARTIEAVIVMPVMQIPIWVHLERCQEKTIRPALRAMSLVLLLHMVMNFVRVIGVLLLHRADAWFTWTGVITVAGMAISFMWVDSLRIRDELERRAMTDHLTGLLNRRGLEEFGARELSRARRLHLPCSAMAMDLNCFKQINDTYGHGAGDDALRAVAAAIRASTRITDVATRMGGDEFFVILPGSDERGAAEICSRLRAAIQAVRVEAADGQSFSIALSIGGVTLREEKITIEDLFRESDARLYLEKEASVGCDGQTARPRPRLLLRRTVE; this is encoded by the coding sequence ATGGATCGTCTAACGCTGTTCAGCATGCAGGGCGGCCTGCTCGCTTTTATGGGGATCGTCGTCTACCTGGCATGGCGAACCCAGCGCCGTCCCTACTCCGATAACGGACCTGCCTGGTTTTCAGTTGCGTATGTGGCCGGCGGCATCGGCCTGCTGCTGCAGGCGTATCGCGGAATCATCCCTTCCTTCTTTGCGGTCATCCTGGGGAATTTCCTCTTCCTGATGATTTACGTCTTCATGGAGCGGGCAATTGCTATTACGACGCGGCGACGCAGCTATATGTACTGGCTGCTGGGGCTGGATATTGCAATGACCCTGAGCTACCTGTACTTCACCTACGTAAAACCGGACGTGATCGCAAGGACGATTGAGGCCGTCATCGTCATGCCGGTAATGCAGATCCCGATCTGGGTTCATCTGGAGCGATGTCAGGAGAAGACGATCCGGCCGGCGCTGCGAGCCATGTCGCTGGTATTGCTGCTGCATATGGTGATGAACTTTGTGCGGGTAATAGGCGTGCTGCTGCTGCATCGAGCCGATGCCTGGTTTACCTGGACCGGCGTGATCACGGTGGCTGGAATGGCGATCTCGTTCATGTGGGTCGACTCCCTGCGGATTCGTGACGAGTTGGAGCGGCGGGCGATGACCGATCACCTGACAGGTCTGCTGAACCGGAGAGGGCTGGAGGAGTTTGGCGCGCGCGAGTTGAGCCGGGCTCGTCGTCTTCACCTGCCTTGCTCGGCGATGGCGATGGATCTCAACTGCTTCAAGCAGATTAATGATACCTACGGTCACGGCGCGGGCGATGATGCTCTTCGTGCGGTCGCTGCAGCCATTCGCGCTTCCACCCGCATCACCGACGTTGCGACGCGAATGGGTGGCGACGAGTTCTTTGTCATTCTTCCAGGGTCAGACGAACGTGGCGCCGCAGAGATCTGCAGCAGGCTGCGAGCGGCGATTCAGGCGGTAAGAGTGGAGGCTGCAGATGGCCAGAGTTTCTCCATCGCGCTGAGCATCGGTGGTGTGACCCTCCGGGAAGAGAAGATCACGATTGAAGATCTATTCCGCGAGAGCGACGCAAGACTCTACCTGGAGAAAGAGGCCTCGGTCGGCTGCGATGGACAGACGGCCCGTCCACGTCCCAGGCTGCTGCTGCGCCGCACCGTGGAGTAA
- a CDS encoding cold-shock protein encodes MAQYKGTVKWFNNAKGYGFLGRDGGADVFVHYTSIQREGYKSLKEGDEVEFDIIQGAKGPQADQVFRIKELAS; translated from the coding sequence TTGGCACAGTACAAAGGCACCGTGAAGTGGTTCAACAACGCAAAGGGGTATGGCTTCCTTGGCCGTGACGGAGGAGCCGATGTCTTCGTTCACTACACCTCGATCCAACGGGAAGGCTACAAGAGTCTCAAAGAGGGCGATGAAGTAGAGTTCGATATCATCCAAGGCGCAAAAGGCCCCCAGGCAGATCAGGTATTCCGCATTAAGGAACTGGCAAGCTAA
- the bshC gene encoding bacillithiol biosynthesis cysteine-adding enzyme BshC: protein MSVECYPITVLPHISQLYRDYLVMGDNAESPVRSWYGSGDSGGPFAGGWMKSSSSVENPHRLAEELLRQNRSFGASAETISNIEKLREGARAVVTGQQVVLFGGPLLTLLKASAAISRAREATRITGIEHVPVFWMATEDHDLAEVDQAALLTKTEVEVFKAGLRVSLPVPVGDVPLNQETAPLLEQAIERATELLEYAPVSEWIREAYLAEGATLASAFGKLMARIFAQQGLVIVDAASREFHAMGASTLQYAIEHADELRQRLLSRTQELTQNGYHAQVLVSDTSSLLFLLDAETGERLALRPVNDLSESETRWRAGSHVFSKDDLLKILERSPERLSPNALLRPVFQDTVLPTAAYIGGPAEIAYFAQSEVLYRAILGRVTSVLPRLSATLIEPAIDTVMQKDEIQLSDAMTTADELALRLGARAMPIPLKRKLAAVGNALETELDALTEYLRGIDASLGTAAETSGSKMRYQMDRLRRMAANFGLQKEASLKKHAAAITLNLYPDGHPQERLLAGAWFLARYGDGLIDRLVQVANNQCPGHVVVRL from the coding sequence ATGAGCGTTGAGTGTTATCCGATAACGGTGTTGCCCCATATATCGCAACTGTACCGCGATTATCTGGTGATGGGGGACAACGCGGAGAGCCCGGTTCGGTCGTGGTATGGCTCAGGCGATTCCGGCGGCCCCTTTGCGGGCGGATGGATGAAGAGCTCTTCCTCGGTTGAGAATCCCCACCGCCTGGCAGAGGAGCTTCTTCGACAGAACCGGAGCTTCGGCGCGAGCGCAGAGACGATCTCGAATATTGAAAAACTGAGGGAGGGGGCACGGGCAGTCGTTACCGGACAGCAGGTTGTCCTGTTCGGCGGCCCGCTGTTGACGCTGCTGAAGGCTTCGGCCGCGATCTCGCGGGCACGCGAGGCGACACGTATCACCGGGATCGAGCATGTTCCCGTTTTCTGGATGGCAACTGAGGATCACGACCTGGCAGAGGTGGACCAGGCGGCGCTGCTTACGAAGACGGAGGTTGAAGTCTTCAAGGCTGGATTGCGTGTTTCGCTGCCGGTACCAGTCGGAGATGTGCCACTGAACCAGGAGACGGCGCCCCTGCTGGAACAGGCGATCGAGCGGGCGACGGAGCTGCTGGAGTACGCTCCGGTCAGTGAGTGGATCCGCGAGGCGTATCTGGCAGAAGGAGCTACGCTGGCAAGCGCCTTCGGCAAATTGATGGCCAGAATCTTCGCTCAGCAGGGCCTGGTGATCGTTGACGCGGCGAGCCGCGAGTTTCATGCGATGGGGGCTTCGACGCTGCAGTATGCCATTGAGCATGCCGACGAACTGCGCCAGCGGCTGCTGTCGCGTACGCAGGAGCTGACGCAGAACGGATATCACGCCCAGGTTCTTGTCTCAGATACCTCGTCATTGCTCTTCCTGCTGGATGCCGAGACGGGCGAGCGGCTGGCGTTGCGGCCAGTGAATGATCTTTCCGAGTCCGAGACGCGCTGGCGCGCCGGCTCGCATGTGTTTTCCAAGGATGATCTGCTGAAGATTCTGGAGAGATCGCCGGAGCGATTGAGCCCCAACGCTCTTCTGAGGCCTGTCTTCCAGGACACGGTTCTGCCGACGGCGGCGTATATCGGCGGACCTGCAGAGATTGCGTACTTTGCCCAGAGCGAGGTCCTCTACAGGGCGATTCTGGGGCGAGTAACGTCGGTGTTGCCACGTCTGAGCGCAACTCTGATTGAGCCTGCAATCGATACCGTGATGCAGAAGGACGAGATTCAGCTTTCGGATGCGATGACCACAGCAGACGAGCTGGCGCTGCGCCTGGGCGCACGGGCGATGCCAATCCCCCTAAAGCGCAAGCTGGCGGCTGTTGGCAATGCCCTGGAGACAGAGCTGGATGCCCTGACAGAGTACCTGCGCGGTATCGACGCTTCTCTTGGAACAGCGGCGGAGACTTCGGGCTCGAAGATGCGATACCAGATGGACCGCCTGCGGAGGATGGCTGCAAACTTCGGTCTGCAGAAAGAAGCTTCGCTGAAGAAGCACGCGGCTGCGATCACGCTGAATCTCTATCCGGACGGACATCCTCAGGAACGGCTGCTGGCGGGGGCCTGGTTTCTCGCCCGCTATGGTGACGGATTGATCGATCGCCTCGTGCAGGTAGCGAACAATCAGTGCCCGGGCCATGTGGTGGTGCGCCTGTAG
- a CDS encoding NUDIX hydrolase, whose amino-acid sequence MLRKAKPAASKPASARRSGKSKLLSSKEVYKGKVFSVFRDEVIEPGGAKNIREVIRHNGSVVILAVDESVNPADPHIILERQYRHATGQFLLELPAGRVEPGEATLAAAKREMIEETGYRARRWTLLTKYFASPGFLGEWMQIYLARDIRGGVAQPEEDEQIEVIRIPLSQALSLASQNKIHDGKTLIGLMLYDRLRQQNLLK is encoded by the coding sequence GTGCTGCGCAAAGCAAAACCAGCCGCCTCCAAGCCTGCCTCTGCCCGCAGATCCGGTAAAAGTAAGCTACTTTCCTCAAAAGAGGTATACAAGGGCAAGGTATTCTCTGTCTTCCGTGACGAGGTGATCGAACCCGGCGGCGCAAAGAACATTCGTGAGGTCATTCGTCACAACGGATCGGTCGTCATCCTCGCCGTCGATGAGTCGGTGAACCCTGCCGATCCCCACATTATCCTCGAGCGCCAGTATCGTCACGCCACCGGGCAGTTTCTGCTGGAGCTGCCCGCAGGCCGCGTCGAGCCGGGCGAAGCCACCTTGGCCGCAGCCAAACGCGAGATGATCGAGGAGACCGGCTACCGCGCCAGACGTTGGACCCTGCTCACCAAGTATTTTGCCAGCCCCGGCTTTCTCGGCGAATGGATGCAGATCTACCTGGCGCGCGATATTCGCGGCGGAGTCGCGCAGCCGGAGGAAGATGAGCAGATCGAAGTCATTCGTATACCTCTCTCCCAGGCGCTTTCACTGGCATCGCAAAACAAGATCCATGACGGTAAGACATTGATCGGGTTGATGCTTTACGATCGTTTGCGCCAGCAAAATCTTCTGAAGTAG
- the cyoE gene encoding heme o synthase, which yields MAQSATTPASLATEKTSAQPGLFADYATLFKLRVSVMVVITAAAGFYLASLASGISPFNLGLIRAMAGIAVVTCGSSALNQALERRTDALMRRTSNRPMAAGRISLAHGLLVGFAAIFLGSVYLAHVTNLLTGTLTLITAVGYVGIYTPLKRITVVNTFIGAFPGALPPLIGWTAARGVIEWPAIALFAILFVWQFPHFMAIGWMYRDDYASAGIRLTPTQPDEVFAARSTVIQSLFYAVLMVPVSIWPTWLGVTGNIYGVIAAILSAGYLWYTIRFARITRNPMAPESRTYACDLLKASVIYLPLLMAAMMLDAKGRLFF from the coding sequence GTGGCACAATCCGCTACAACTCCGGCAAGTCTTGCTACCGAAAAGACCTCGGCCCAGCCTGGTCTCTTTGCCGACTACGCCACCCTTTTTAAGCTGCGCGTCTCTGTCATGGTGGTCATCACGGCCGCGGCAGGTTTCTACCTAGCGTCACTCGCCAGCGGAATCAGCCCCTTTAACCTGGGACTCATACGCGCTATGGCCGGTATCGCCGTCGTTACCTGCGGTTCCAGCGCGCTTAATCAGGCACTCGAGCGCCGCACCGACGCCCTGATGCGCCGAACCTCCAACCGCCCCATGGCTGCCGGACGCATCTCGCTCGCCCATGGCCTTCTGGTTGGATTCGCTGCCATCTTCCTTGGCTCCGTCTACCTGGCACACGTCACCAACCTGCTGACCGGGACCCTCACCCTCATCACCGCCGTCGGCTACGTCGGAATCTACACTCCGCTGAAGCGCATTACCGTCGTGAACACCTTCATTGGGGCCTTCCCGGGTGCGCTTCCACCACTCATCGGCTGGACTGCTGCACGGGGCGTCATCGAATGGCCTGCCATTGCACTCTTCGCCATCCTCTTCGTCTGGCAGTTTCCTCACTTCATGGCCATCGGCTGGATGTACCGCGACGACTACGCCTCTGCGGGAATCCGCCTCACCCCCACACAGCCCGACGAAGTCTTCGCCGCGCGTTCGACCGTCATCCAGTCGCTCTTCTATGCAGTCCTGATGGTCCCTGTAAGCATCTGGCCCACCTGGCTCGGTGTCACCGGAAACATTTATGGCGTGATCGCCGCCATTCTCTCGGCGGGATACCTCTGGTACACCATCCGCTTTGCCCGTATCACCCGCAACCCAATGGCCCCGGAGTCCCGCACCTACGCCTGCGATCTGCTTAAGGCATCGGTGATCTATCTCCCACTGTTGATGGCAGCCATGATGCTCGATGCGAAAGGACGCCTGTTCTTCTGA
- a CDS encoding DUF420 domain-containing protein produces the protein MNIRTPRPSETLRTPPSIIVAIVAISVAASAFICWLVYFHTPTDVAGTQLRSLPLVNAILNALSTVALLAGYRFIRARRIAQHRAAMFTAFIFSSIFLVSYLVNFNLHGETHFNRLSPWWPFYWKLLASHIILSTIALPMILITFFLSLTGRFPAHRRLARYTWPIWLYVSITGVVVYWMQSAIH, from the coding sequence ATGAACATACGCACGCCCCGGCCTTCCGAGACGCTTCGTACACCGCCGTCCATCATTGTCGCCATTGTCGCGATCAGCGTTGCCGCCAGCGCCTTCATCTGCTGGCTGGTCTACTTCCATACCCCAACCGATGTCGCCGGAACCCAGCTTCGCTCGCTCCCGCTGGTGAACGCTATCCTCAACGCGCTGTCCACGGTGGCTCTGCTTGCCGGTTATCGCTTCATCCGCGCCCGCAGGATCGCCCAGCATCGCGCGGCTATGTTCACGGCCTTCATCTTTTCATCCATCTTTCTGGTCTCGTATCTGGTCAACTTCAACCTGCACGGCGAGACCCACTTCAACCGCCTGAGCCCCTGGTGGCCCTTCTACTGGAAGCTCCTGGCCTCGCACATCATCCTTTCGACCATCGCCCTGCCGATGATTCTTATTACCTTCTTTCTGTCCCTCACCGGACGCTTCCCTGCGCATCGCAGGCTCGCTCGTTATACCTGGCCCATCTGGCTCTATGTCTCTATCACCGGTGTCGTCGTCTACTGGATGCAATCCGCGATCCACTAA
- the polX gene encoding DNA polymerase/3'-5' exonuclease PolX, with translation MDNISIARVLEETAALLEIDAADPFRIRSYRRAAEAVEQQTSQLALLADDPKQLLTIAGIGKGMAANIVDILRTGSTPLRDELLKKYRPSMLELLHLPGMGPKTVALVWSALEVCDIDGLEEAAKAGHLNKLPRMGEKFTTKLLKGIEDYRKNSSRFRIDQAREQAERISALIREFPGIEEITPAGSLRRGRETVGDLDLLVTGPACEPDVVAAAVEHVATLPLIDKLLARGQNKVSFTLRNNFQVDVRLLPRASYGAALQYFTGSKMHNVALRQRAIKRGMTLNEYALVRVEDNAIVAAATEELIYRALDLDYIPPELRENSGELEAAANHTLPSLITLTDIRGDLHMHTVETDGGNTIREMAEAALDRGLRYIAITDHSKNLAMTNGMDDRRALAHIKRIREIDAEMEGRIRVLAGVEVDILAEGDLDLSDDTLAQMDIVVASVHSRFDQPAEEITNRILHAMENPYVRILGHPTGRKVLKRDPYAVNVETVIRRAAELGVAVEHNASPARADLNDLHLRLAKQHGCKIVVNTDAHSTAELDQIRYGITQLRRAWLTAVDVLNTQPSAEALLAAMRPHP, from the coding sequence ATGGACAATATATCGATTGCACGAGTGCTCGAGGAGACGGCTGCTTTATTGGAAATCGATGCAGCCGATCCCTTTCGCATCCGTTCCTACCGGCGGGCCGCTGAGGCTGTGGAACAGCAGACATCCCAGCTTGCCCTGCTCGCAGACGATCCCAAACAGCTCCTGACCATCGCGGGCATCGGCAAAGGCATGGCCGCGAATATCGTCGATATCCTGCGAACCGGCTCGACCCCTCTCCGCGACGAACTCCTCAAAAAGTATCGTCCCTCCATGCTGGAACTGCTTCATCTGCCCGGCATGGGACCTAAGACCGTAGCTCTGGTCTGGTCAGCCCTCGAGGTCTGCGATATCGACGGGCTGGAAGAGGCCGCCAAGGCGGGTCACCTGAACAAACTTCCCCGCATGGGCGAGAAGTTCACCACCAAACTCCTGAAGGGCATCGAGGACTACCGCAAAAACTCCAGCCGTTTCCGCATCGACCAGGCCCGCGAACAGGCGGAGCGTATCTCCGCTCTCATCCGCGAGTTTCCGGGCATCGAAGAGATTACTCCCGCAGGCTCGCTCCGTCGCGGACGCGAAACCGTCGGCGATCTCGACCTTCTCGTCACTGGGCCTGCCTGCGAGCCCGACGTTGTTGCAGCGGCCGTCGAGCACGTCGCCACCCTTCCGCTCATCGACAAGCTGCTGGCCCGCGGCCAGAACAAGGTCAGCTTCACGCTCCGCAACAACTTCCAGGTGGACGTCCGCCTGCTGCCACGCGCCAGCTATGGGGCCGCACTCCAATACTTCACCGGCTCCAAGATGCACAATGTGGCCCTGCGGCAGCGGGCCATCAAGCGCGGCATGACTCTCAACGAGTACGCTCTCGTCCGGGTCGAAGACAACGCCATCGTCGCCGCCGCTACCGAGGAACTGATCTACCGCGCCCTCGACCTCGATTACATCCCACCCGAGCTTCGCGAAAACTCCGGAGAGCTTGAGGCTGCCGCCAATCACACTCTGCCCAGCCTCATCACCCTCACCGACATTCGCGGCGATCTCCACATGCATACCGTGGAAACCGACGGTGGCAACACGATTCGCGAGATGGCCGAGGCCGCACTCGACCGCGGACTCAGGTACATTGCCATCACCGACCACTCCAAGAATCTCGCGATGACCAATGGCATGGACGACCGTCGCGCTCTGGCTCACATCAAGCGCATTCGCGAGATCGACGCCGAGATGGAGGGACGCATCCGCGTCCTCGCCGGCGTCGAGGTCGATATTCTTGCCGAGGGCGATCTCGACCTCTCCGACGACACCCTCGCCCAAATGGACATCGTCGTCGCCAGCGTACACAGCCGCTTCGATCAGCCGGCGGAAGAGATCACCAACCGTATCCTTCACGCCATGGAGAACCCGTACGTCCGCATCCTGGGACACCCCACCGGTCGCAAGGTACTCAAGCGCGATCCTTACGCCGTCAACGTCGAAACTGTCATCAGGCGTGCGGCCGAGCTTGGCGTCGCCGTCGAACACAACGCCAGCCCCGCCCGCGCCGACCTGAACGACCTTCACCTGCGCCTGGCCAAACAGCACGGCTGCAAAATCGTAGTCAACACCGACGCCCATTCCACTGCCGAGCTGGACCAGATCCGCTACGGAATCACCCAGCTTCGCCGCGCCTGGCTCACCGCCGTCGATGTCCTCAATACCCAGCCCAGTGCCGAGGCGCTTCTGGCGGCCATGCGCCCGCATCCGTGA